One region of Persicobacter psychrovividus genomic DNA includes:
- a CDS encoding AAA family ATPase: MSQHEKVRDILLQRKEVLKMKHLAKIANINESTLSKFMNNQRELNEEQVESIIQYLEEFYNFDRNDIDDRAKIIAIYNNKGGVGKTTICQNIAAFFNILGSRVLLIDADPQGNLTDSVLGEEPLDDYEEGKIKDFYYACESTALELEGKSNHSPVNIAEVVMPVYETQDISKRFDVIPTFDKLERLQSSFPDIVFDQSRNLFLETLKPILDDYDYVFIDGAPDKGILGRLALGAADHVIIPVWPNQRSVKGIKNLYNMLPVQKRSENYNLGAVMNSIFTTFKFFRDEMQAFRENMQQSLPVFDQSIRMNLHIAQASLLRVDIFRFEKFYRGDSKSPSNGYSDFLKFAYELMIRMELITEEYAYREFKSDFKQLLEADAVQPIYAEDYEETEL; encoded by the coding sequence ATGAGCCAACACGAAAAAGTAAGGGATATTCTTTTGCAGCGAAAGGAAGTCCTTAAAATGAAGCATCTTGCCAAAATTGCCAATATCAATGAATCGACATTGAGCAAGTTTATGAATAATCAGCGAGAGCTGAATGAGGAACAAGTAGAGTCCATCATTCAGTACCTTGAAGAATTCTATAACTTCGACAGGAACGATATTGACGACCGCGCAAAGATCATTGCCATTTACAACAATAAGGGCGGGGTTGGAAAAACGACCATCTGTCAAAATATTGCTGCGTTTTTCAATATTCTTGGGAGCCGTGTGTTGCTCATTGATGCCGACCCTCAGGGCAACCTGACCGACTCCGTTTTAGGGGAGGAACCTTTGGATGATTACGAGGAAGGAAAAATCAAAGACTTCTATTACGCTTGTGAATCGACGGCGCTTGAGTTGGAAGGCAAGTCAAATCATAGCCCAGTGAATATTGCGGAGGTGGTCATGCCTGTTTATGAAACCCAGGATATCTCGAAGCGGTTTGATGTGATCCCGACTTTTGATAAATTGGAGCGGTTACAGAGCAGCTTCCCCGACATTGTTTTTGACCAGAGCAGAAACCTGTTTTTAGAAACGCTCAAACCAATTCTCGATGACTATGATTATGTTTTTATTGATGGGGCGCCAGACAAAGGAATTCTTGGGCGTTTAGCCTTAGGAGCCGCCGACCATGTTATTATCCCGGTATGGCCAAACCAGCGTTCAGTAAAAGGTATCAAGAACTTGTATAATATGCTTCCTGTCCAAAAGCGAAGTGAGAACTATAATCTTGGGGCCGTGATGAATTCCATTTTCACCACCTTCAAATTCTTCCGAGATGAGATGCAGGCTTTCCGAGAAAATATGCAACAGAGTTTACCTGTTTTTGATCAGAGCATCCGAATGAATCTTCATATTGCCCAGGCAAGTTTATTGCGGGTAGATATTTTCAGGTTTGAAAAATTCTATCGGGGAGACAGTAAATCGCCATCAAATGGTTATTCTGACTTTCTGAAATTCGCTTATGAATTAATGATTCGGATGGAATTAATCACCGAGGAATATGCATACAGAGAATTCAAATCTGATTTCAAACAGCTATTGGAAGCAGACGCCGTTCAACCTATTTATGCAGAAGACTACGAAGAAACAGAATTATAA
- a CDS encoding DUF4380 domain-containing protein yields the protein MLHLILFIGVFFGASKEPQRKTITHGKIRIHLNVDLGGRIDQICYNEQPLLFPAKEHPEYNGSVWWPSPQKDWHWPPPTSIDKNPYKLTRENGLIQLRSIPGPESDLQLKKTIQLLNDHQIRLIYEATNIGKLPKKFGHWEVTRLPKGGRVIFPVGELLAKKEHPKLRSSLFFNDPDLIPSCINKNEKCFNIEISEKTACIPQTDKYKLLADASEGWAAYLKDGLLLVKRFKDTPIAELPPEQGEVELFVNPSLNFIELEQHGQYQKVLPDHTSIWVVDWYILEYPSALSQDVKAIKEFINNNIHLISSY from the coding sequence ATGCTACATTTAATCCTCTTCATAGGTGTTTTCTTTGGAGCTTCAAAGGAGCCACAGAGAAAAACCATCACACACGGAAAAATACGCATCCACCTCAATGTTGATCTTGGCGGCAGAATTGACCAAATCTGTTATAATGAACAACCGCTCCTTTTTCCGGCAAAAGAACACCCTGAATACAACGGGTCAGTATGGTGGCCAAGCCCTCAAAAGGACTGGCACTGGCCGCCCCCCACAAGCATCGACAAAAACCCTTATAAACTCACGAGGGAAAATGGACTTATTCAATTGCGAAGTATTCCGGGGCCCGAAAGTGATCTTCAACTGAAAAAAACAATCCAGCTGTTGAACGACCATCAAATCCGATTGATTTATGAAGCCACAAACATTGGCAAACTCCCAAAAAAATTTGGACATTGGGAAGTCACCCGCCTGCCCAAGGGTGGACGCGTAATTTTCCCTGTCGGTGAACTTTTAGCGAAGAAAGAGCACCCCAAATTGAGGAGCAGCCTCTTTTTTAATGACCCTGATTTAATCCCTTCGTGTATAAATAAAAATGAAAAATGCTTCAATATAGAAATTTCAGAAAAGACCGCCTGCATTCCACAGACTGATAAGTATAAATTACTTGCCGATGCATCTGAAGGATGGGCTGCCTACCTCAAGGATGGGCTATTGTTGGTCAAGCGTTTTAAGGACACCCCTATCGCCGAGCTTCCCCCAGAACAAGGGGAAGTTGAACTGTTCGTTAATCCAAGTCTGAACTTTATTGAACTTGAGCAACATGGCCAATATCAAAAGGTATTGCCTGACCACACCAGTATCTGGGTTGTTGATTGGTATATTCTTGAATACCCCTCTGCCCTATCGCAAGATGTTAAAGCCATTAAAGAATTTATTAATAATAACATTCACCTCATTTCTTCTTATTAA
- a CDS encoding amylo-alpha-1,6-glucosidase, giving the protein MIKSLRYEAIPFAWNKHWAGDYYEIAIYKNGTPLKYEIDYQPWALNLLTDAGKVSVSYIDDFTMYLGTDAALEIRLIPLQPYLWINPLEEGKHLELSPNPGRMFHAIKTDSNTKYEVAYDGPKRNADVTIKYLSFIAEHGGVGFGFRENKYQTKWEEKIPDRKKVIADNKALIMDWMSKMPQVREDLIPATKTAWYLLYAFQVAPAGHYTHRTILCSKNSWLTKTYGWDNCFHALAVASADLDLAYGQLHVFFDNQLPNGSIPDSVSDLNVNNYCIKPPIQGWTIKLFLEKFGWDANAEHLKKLYEPLGRLTDFWFNFRDDNKNGRCQYQHGNDSGWDNSTAFIDATPLEAADLSAYLVQQLEILELIANKLGRPQDAVQWKAKKEKQLDLLLTTFVKDDHFVNFHAKTGQVKETQSLLNYIPLILGKKIPKKIRKALIKDLQPGGDYLSDYGLASESVNSPYYEVDGYWRGPIWAPPNYQIFTGLIDAKEFELAKEIAERYCRCYKENPVFNENNNALTGEGLQAPGVSWTAAVFILMATYLGQQSS; this is encoded by the coding sequence ATGATTAAGTCCCTCAGATATGAGGCCATTCCCTTCGCCTGGAACAAACACTGGGCAGGAGATTATTATGAAATTGCGATTTATAAAAATGGCACCCCACTAAAATACGAAATTGACTATCAGCCGTGGGCACTGAATTTATTGACTGATGCAGGCAAAGTTTCGGTGTCTTATATTGATGATTTTACCATGTATTTGGGAACGGATGCCGCGCTTGAAATTCGACTCATTCCGCTACAGCCCTATTTATGGATCAATCCGCTGGAGGAAGGAAAGCATTTGGAATTAAGTCCAAATCCCGGTAGAATGTTCCATGCGATAAAAACGGACTCAAATACCAAATACGAAGTGGCCTACGACGGTCCAAAACGCAATGCAGATGTAACGATCAAATACCTATCATTCATTGCTGAGCATGGTGGCGTAGGCTTTGGCTTCCGGGAAAACAAATACCAGACGAAATGGGAAGAAAAAATTCCTGACAGAAAAAAAGTCATTGCTGACAATAAAGCATTGATCATGGATTGGATGTCAAAAATGCCTCAAGTCAGGGAAGATCTGATCCCCGCTACAAAAACAGCTTGGTACTTATTATATGCCTTTCAGGTAGCCCCCGCTGGCCACTATACCCATCGGACTATTTTATGTTCAAAAAACAGTTGGCTGACCAAAACTTACGGATGGGATAATTGCTTTCATGCCCTTGCTGTGGCATCTGCAGACTTGGACCTCGCCTATGGGCAACTTCATGTATTTTTCGACAATCAGCTTCCTAACGGAAGCATCCCTGATAGTGTCTCAGATTTGAATGTCAACAACTATTGTATTAAGCCTCCAATTCAGGGTTGGACCATTAAGTTGTTCCTCGAAAAATTTGGTTGGGATGCCAACGCCGAACATCTCAAAAAGCTTTACGAACCTTTGGGTCGATTAACAGATTTTTGGTTTAATTTCAGAGATGACAACAAAAATGGAAGGTGCCAATACCAACATGGCAATGACAGTGGCTGGGATAATTCCACTGCATTTATTGATGCCACACCTTTGGAGGCTGCCGATCTTTCTGCCTATTTAGTCCAGCAACTTGAAATTTTAGAATTGATCGCCAATAAACTGGGGAGGCCGCAGGATGCCGTTCAATGGAAAGCTAAAAAGGAAAAACAACTTGACCTGCTGCTTACCACTTTTGTAAAAGATGATCACTTCGTGAATTTCCATGCAAAAACCGGACAGGTGAAAGAGACCCAGTCGTTGCTCAACTACATTCCATTGATTCTTGGCAAAAAGATCCCCAAGAAAATCCGCAAAGCCTTAATTAAGGATTTACAGCCCGGAGGGGATTATCTCTCCGATTATGGGTTAGCTTCCGAGTCCGTAAATAGCCCCTACTATGAAGTAGATGGGTATTGGCGAGGGCCAATTTGGGCACCACCAAACTACCAGATTTTTACCGGGCTTATAGATGCCAAAGAATTTGAGCTGGCCAAAGAGATCGCAGAACGCTACTGCAGGTGCTATAAGGAAAATCCGGTTTTCAATGAAAACAACAATGCACTGACAGGTGAAGGCTTGCAAGCACCGGGAGTCAGTTGGACCGCTGCGGTATTTATTTTAATGGCCACATATCTTGGCCAACAGTCCTCATAA
- a CDS encoding alpha/beta hydrolase, translating to MILPLYQGLPPNSTEIKGGEIQEQSDQILKISNIQQPTIEVCLPPADLATGEAVVICPGGGYWILAYDIEGTDIAETLNKKGIAAIILKYRLPTSHQSKIRHQSSLLDAQRAIRMVRQHATAWHINPQKVGIMGFSAGGHLASTAATQFDEGNPEAIKLVDRYSSRPDFSLLIYPVISFHDQYTHQGSRKALLGENENDESLQLKFSAERNVTTNTPPAFLVHSTDDTGVPCENSINYFNACRKNNIDAELHLFPVGGHGFGLGKAYPGLDSWTDLAIEFIHRVTSTAPQ from the coding sequence ATGATTCTCCCACTTTATCAAGGACTACCACCAAACAGCACCGAAATAAAAGGAGGCGAGATCCAGGAACAAAGTGACCAAATCCTGAAAATATCAAATATTCAGCAACCTACTATTGAAGTTTGCCTCCCTCCTGCCGATCTCGCAACAGGGGAAGCCGTGGTCATCTGCCCCGGCGGAGGCTATTGGATTTTAGCCTACGATATTGAAGGAACGGATATCGCCGAGACTTTAAATAAAAAAGGGATCGCTGCCATCATCCTCAAATACCGGTTGCCTACAAGTCACCAAAGCAAGATCAGACATCAATCTTCACTGCTCGACGCGCAACGCGCTATTAGAATGGTACGCCAGCATGCCACTGCCTGGCATATCAACCCTCAGAAAGTGGGCATCATGGGATTTTCTGCCGGTGGCCATTTAGCATCAACAGCCGCAACACAATTTGACGAAGGCAATCCCGAGGCGATAAAGCTCGTAGACCGGTACTCTTCAAGGCCTGATTTTAGCTTACTTATTTATCCTGTCATCAGTTTTCACGACCAGTACACCCATCAGGGATCAAGGAAAGCCCTGTTGGGCGAGAACGAAAATGACGAATCGCTTCAGCTTAAATTCAGTGCTGAACGGAATGTAACCACGAATACCCCACCCGCATTTCTTGTACATTCCACCGACGATACGGGCGTGCCTTGTGAGAACAGCATCAATTATTTTAATGCTTGCCGCAAGAACAACATCGATGCAGAGCTTCATCTTTTTCCTGTCGGTGGCCATGGCTTTGGTCTTGGCAAAGCATACCCAGGCTTGGACTCGTGGACTGATCTTGCCATAGAATTCATTCACAGAGTAACCTCAACAGCACCGCAGTAA
- a CDS encoding TonB-dependent receptor encodes MENFFYPMARHQRKTFFLLSICWMLSNYALAQSLPISGKIVAPDGEEILGVNIIEKGTSNGTITDINGEFSMQVQSDESTILISFVGYKSQEFQVRNQRTFDVVLQEDVETLEELVVVGYGVQKKSVVTGAIASIKSEEIAQTPVATVDQALQGRTAGVNVTTNSGAPGGAISVKIRGIGSNGDSQPLYIVDGMQVGSLDFLNPNDIASMEVLKDAASAAIYGSRAANGVVLVTTKKGSSGKLQVSYDGYIGVQSPWKKVSTLNAREYMTMHNEAGYNDGATSPIFHPSSFGDYADTNWQDEVFRNAAPISNHAVSLSGGNEVSTFAISLGYFGQQGIVGNADKSNFDRITFRLNSEHKLSSRVTFGQNLTIAAKSSSGISEQSDFGGILNATFLHDPITASLITNPETSAIYDGLPYNPVKNSNGQYYGISNQNLREIGNPMAMLENTYNAHNDRNIIGNAYLTVDLLPGLKFKTDMGLDLYNSFGRGYQPMQYLNVDNMSRNSSAWQEMNDNVGFQWENVISYNKSVNGHDFSGIVGNTIQEYTGKGTWGSRNDINPNGWYYGWLENGANDDTQKSNGWFWRNRLASFFGRANYSYKDKYMLQATLRHDGSSRFGNNNKFGTFPSVSGGWTVSNEDFFSNIKAINLFKIRASWGQVGNQNIGDFGYLSLANRAYGYTVNDNIINGIAINRMSNPDLKWETSEQANIGLDFGFLEDRIQMTAEYYSKTTRDLLGVKPIPDYLGMESPLFNMGTVQNQGVELNITYGKKTGDFTYDITGNVSYNKNRVLEVANQNGYIDGGAPHVHTGNMRMAEGHALPFFFGYKTAGIFQNQEQINNYVNAEGKPIQPEAKPGDIIFVDINGDGTISEEDRTDIGNPVPDWNFGLTFNANYKNFDFSIFFQGAAGFDIANVMRRGDLDMQNYGGAALGRWTGEGSTNSYPRMTHQDPNRNYTRLNDMVHLERGDYLRVKNIQVGYTLPEAISSKAGLSRARIYASVQNAFTITGYSGYDPELASFDIFNYGMDRGGYPQSRIVMMGVNLNF; translated from the coding sequence ATGGAAAATTTTTTCTATCCAATGGCGAGGCATCAACGAAAGACATTTTTTCTTCTTTCTATATGTTGGATGTTATCCAATTATGCACTCGCTCAAAGCTTGCCTATTTCAGGTAAAATAGTTGCACCCGATGGTGAGGAAATTCTCGGGGTTAATATCATTGAAAAGGGGACTTCCAATGGAACCATCACCGATATAAATGGTGAGTTCAGTATGCAAGTTCAAAGCGATGAGAGTACTATTCTAATTTCATTCGTGGGCTATAAGAGTCAAGAATTTCAGGTCAGGAATCAGCGTACCTTTGATGTTGTACTTCAGGAAGATGTTGAAACCTTGGAGGAACTGGTGGTCGTGGGCTATGGTGTTCAGAAGAAAAGTGTCGTTACGGGCGCAATTGCTTCGATCAAGTCCGAGGAAATCGCACAGACTCCCGTAGCGACAGTTGATCAAGCCCTTCAGGGACGCACCGCTGGTGTGAATGTAACCACCAACTCAGGGGCTCCGGGCGGAGCGATATCTGTAAAGATCCGTGGAATTGGTAGTAATGGCGATTCTCAGCCCCTATATATTGTTGATGGAATGCAGGTGGGGAGTCTTGATTTTCTCAACCCCAATGATATCGCCTCTATGGAGGTGTTGAAAGATGCGGCCTCCGCTGCAATTTACGGTTCGCGGGCGGCAAATGGTGTTGTTTTGGTGACCACCAAAAAGGGATCTTCAGGGAAGCTACAGGTTTCTTACGATGGCTATATTGGCGTTCAGAGCCCATGGAAAAAGGTATCAACCTTAAATGCACGTGAGTATATGACTATGCACAATGAGGCGGGTTATAATGATGGTGCCACTTCGCCTATTTTCCATCCTTCAAGTTTTGGAGATTATGCGGACACCAACTGGCAGGATGAAGTTTTCCGTAATGCCGCACCAATTTCAAACCATGCAGTAAGTTTGAGTGGCGGAAATGAAGTGTCTACTTTTGCCATTTCTCTTGGATATTTTGGTCAGCAGGGAATTGTGGGTAATGCTGATAAGTCGAATTTCGACAGGATTACCTTCCGATTGAATTCCGAACACAAATTAAGCAGTAGGGTTACTTTTGGGCAGAATTTAACCATTGCCGCAAAATCATCATCGGGAATTTCTGAACAGAGTGATTTTGGGGGAATTCTCAATGCGACTTTTTTGCATGACCCTATCACGGCGTCCTTGATTACCAATCCTGAAACCAGCGCAATTTATGATGGTTTGCCTTATAATCCGGTAAAAAATAGCAACGGTCAATACTATGGGATTTCCAATCAGAACCTTCGGGAGATTGGTAACCCGATGGCAATGCTTGAAAATACCTACAATGCCCATAATGATCGAAATATTATTGGTAACGCCTACCTGACGGTGGATTTATTACCTGGACTGAAGTTCAAAACTGATATGGGACTTGACCTCTACAACTCTTTTGGTCGGGGATATCAGCCAATGCAGTATTTGAATGTGGATAATATGAGCAGAAACAGTTCTGCCTGGCAGGAGATGAATGATAATGTCGGCTTTCAGTGGGAGAATGTCATTAGCTATAATAAGAGTGTAAATGGGCACGATTTCTCCGGTATTGTCGGAAATACAATTCAGGAATATACCGGAAAGGGGACTTGGGGTTCCCGGAACGATATCAACCCTAATGGCTGGTACTATGGCTGGCTGGAAAATGGTGCCAATGATGACACCCAGAAATCCAATGGCTGGTTCTGGAGAAACCGATTGGCGTCTTTCTTCGGTCGTGCCAACTACTCTTATAAGGATAAGTACATGTTGCAGGCGACCTTACGACATGATGGTTCTTCGCGCTTTGGAAATAATAACAAGTTTGGTACTTTTCCTTCGGTTTCAGGGGGTTGGACGGTCTCCAATGAGGACTTTTTCTCGAATATAAAGGCCATTAACTTATTTAAAATCAGGGCGTCGTGGGGACAAGTAGGAAATCAGAATATCGGTGATTTTGGGTACTTGTCATTGGCAAATCGTGCTTATGGATATACGGTCAATGATAACATCATTAATGGTATTGCCATCAATAGAATGTCTAATCCAGATTTGAAATGGGAAACCTCTGAGCAGGCAAATATCGGATTGGATTTCGGTTTCCTTGAAGATCGTATTCAGATGACGGCGGAATATTATTCGAAAACCACCAGGGATTTATTGGGCGTAAAACCAATTCCTGATTATTTGGGCATGGAGAGCCCGCTGTTCAATATGGGAACGGTACAGAACCAGGGGGTGGAATTAAATATCACCTATGGTAAAAAGACAGGCGATTTCACCTATGATATTACGGGTAATGTATCCTACAATAAAAACCGAGTGCTCGAGGTTGCGAACCAAAATGGATACATTGATGGTGGAGCCCCTCACGTTCACACAGGAAATATGCGGATGGCCGAAGGGCATGCTTTGCCTTTCTTCTTCGGATACAAAACCGCAGGAATATTTCAGAATCAGGAACAGATTAACAATTATGTGAATGCGGAAGGGAAGCCGATTCAGCCAGAAGCCAAACCTGGTGATATCATTTTTGTCGATATTAACGGCGATGGGACCATCAGTGAAGAAGATAGAACAGACATTGGAAATCCTGTGCCAGACTGGAACTTTGGGCTGACCTTCAATGCTAATTATAAGAATTTTGATTTCAGTATTTTCTTTCAGGGAGCTGCCGGATTTGATATTGCCAATGTTATGCGCCGAGGTGACCTCGATATGCAAAACTACGGTGGTGCGGCCTTGGGCAGATGGACCGGCGAAGGCTCAACGAATTCCTACCCACGAATGACCCATCAAGACCCTAACCGAAATTATACCAGACTGAATGACATGGTTCACCTGGAAAGAGGGGATTACCTGCGTGTCAAAAATATTCAGGTAGGCTATACGCTACCGGAGGCTATTTCCTCAAAAGCTGGCCTTAGTCGGGCACGAATTTATGCCTCGGTACAAAATGCTTTTACGATCACGGGTTACAGTGGCTATGATCCCGAGTTGGCGAGCTTCGATATTTTTAATTATGGAATGGATCGTGGGGGATACCCACAGTCAAGAATTGTCATGATGGGTGTTAACCTTAATTTTTAA
- a CDS encoding DUF2200 domain-containing protein has translation MKDTAKQDEKIAKMTFASVYPHYLAKIERKGRTKEELHEVIRWLTGYSDDQLQEHISGTATFKAFFENAELNVHASKITGSICGYKVQEIQNPLSQQVRYLDKLVDELAKGKKMEKILRASS, from the coding sequence ATGAAAGATACAGCCAAACAAGATGAAAAAATCGCAAAGATGACCTTTGCATCAGTTTATCCGCATTATCTTGCCAAAATTGAGAGAAAAGGCAGAACCAAAGAAGAACTGCACGAAGTAATTCGCTGGCTCACGGGTTATTCTGATGATCAGCTGCAGGAGCATATCAGTGGAACCGCAACTTTTAAGGCCTTTTTTGAAAATGCTGAATTGAATGTACATGCTTCCAAAATCACAGGATCAATTTGCGGATACAAGGTGCAGGAAATTCAAAACCCACTAAGCCAACAAGTAAGATATTTGGATAAGCTCGTGGATGAATTAGCCAAGGGGAAGAAAATGGAAAAGATTTTACGAGCAAGTTCATAA
- a CDS encoding replication initiation protein, protein MELTKDLISLNAKVQKHNDLIKGKQNSLSAMQNKMILYAAINTVRVLKGEQEAHFEEPLGKGKGKFIKLDSCFIAGVKSSSQISGQQMKNMRIQLGDLASTTISLFQEGTNNRMFGRQFPIAVDTLGEIERDGNLKEVRGDGGLYLQLHDHIIEQFKIAYEEGNFTQYLLKNVYFLSKGHSWALYELCRMELNQKHRAELTMTWNVSVLADRICSNKYRKKDGSLWYSQFKTRVLLPSIDDINVDENCDINIELVKEIKKGRSVNEVVLHFGNYAEQTAVPARSSKQQVVLDGEIELILSRIFDQSKTGLKTIKVYIKKDLAKGISKAQVIDFLTELEVRKDKIKGKAAYYHKMVAQEQLKPDKAQKTLAFDTKAPDASAAFQQNNQKRQQVQEERVQEEQYTEVIRSLFRQELDTVFLFYLNEFGDSQLSQFEEYLKVDSPFKRKQLEGKQYGDEVYDRQYARFLAGKGENPYHHDLITCSLDADKILALFRKYNRQDILNRAEGTVVL, encoded by the coding sequence ATGGAACTTACGAAAGACCTGATTTCTTTAAATGCCAAAGTGCAAAAGCATAATGACCTTATCAAGGGCAAACAGAACTCCCTATCTGCCATGCAGAATAAGATGATTCTGTATGCGGCTATTAATACGGTACGTGTGCTAAAAGGGGAGCAGGAGGCGCATTTTGAGGAGCCTTTGGGAAAAGGCAAGGGGAAGTTCATCAAGCTTGACAGTTGCTTTATAGCGGGTGTGAAGAGCTCTTCACAAATATCAGGTCAGCAGATGAAGAATATGCGCATTCAGCTGGGCGATTTAGCTTCAACGACCATCTCCCTTTTTCAGGAGGGAACCAATAACCGAATGTTTGGCAGGCAATTTCCGATAGCGGTGGATACCCTTGGAGAGATTGAAAGGGATGGTAATTTAAAAGAAGTGCGTGGTGATGGCGGATTGTATTTACAATTGCATGACCATATCATTGAGCAATTTAAAATTGCCTACGAGGAGGGCAATTTTACACAATACTTATTAAAAAACGTTTATTTTCTTTCCAAAGGACACTCATGGGCGCTTTACGAACTGTGCCGAATGGAGCTTAACCAAAAGCACCGTGCCGAGCTTACCATGACTTGGAATGTGAGTGTTTTAGCAGACCGTATTTGCAGTAATAAATACCGTAAGAAAGATGGTTCCCTGTGGTATAGTCAGTTTAAAACCAGGGTTTTACTGCCGTCTATCGATGATATTAATGTTGATGAAAACTGTGATATTAATATAGAGTTGGTCAAGGAAATAAAAAAGGGAAGATCAGTGAACGAGGTGGTCTTGCACTTTGGAAATTATGCCGAGCAAACTGCCGTACCTGCCCGATCAAGTAAGCAACAGGTGGTTTTGGATGGAGAGATTGAGCTGATCCTTTCCCGAATTTTTGATCAGTCAAAAACAGGGCTCAAGACCATCAAGGTATATATTAAAAAGGACCTGGCCAAGGGAATAAGCAAGGCTCAGGTGATTGATTTTCTGACCGAGCTGGAGGTTCGCAAGGACAAGATCAAAGGCAAGGCGGCCTATTACCACAAAATGGTGGCGCAAGAGCAGCTGAAGCCTGATAAGGCGCAAAAAACGCTCGCATTTGACACCAAAGCACCAGATGCTTCTGCGGCTTTTCAGCAAAATAACCAGAAGCGCCAGCAGGTGCAGGAGGAAAGGGTGCAGGAGGAACAGTATACAGAGGTTATCCGATCATTATTTCGGCAGGAGCTTGATACCGTATTTCTGTTTTATTTAAATGAATTCGGTGATTCCCAACTTTCACAGTTTGAGGAATACCTGAAGGTCGATTCTCCTTTTAAGCGTAAACAACTTGAGGGAAAACAATATGGTGATGAAGTTTATGACCGCCAGTATGCCCGTTTTTTAGCAGGGAAGGGGGAAAATCCATATCATCACGATCTGATCACCTGCTCTTTGGATGCGGATAAAATTCTGGCATTATTCCGCAAATATAACCGTCAGGATATTTTAAATCGAGCAGAAGGTACGGTCGTTTTATAA